One Brassica napus cultivar Da-Ae chromosome C2, Da-Ae, whole genome shotgun sequence DNA window includes the following coding sequences:
- the LOC125582445 gene encoding chalcone synthase-like: protein MVMGALSLDEIRKVRRADGPTSISAIGSANPPNQVIQAEYPDYYFRITNSEHMNDLKEKFKCVCDKSMIKKRYMHLTEEFLKDNPNIFTFMAPSLDVRQDILVTEVRKLGKEAAVKAIEEWGQPKSKIETIVFCITSGVDMPDDDYQLIGEKKCNFGF from the exons ATGGTGATGGGTGCCTTGTCGTTGGATGAGATCAGAAAGGTACGAAGAGCTGATGGACCAACAAGCATCTCGGCCATAGGCAGTGCCAACCCTCCCAACCAAGTGATCCAAGCAGAGTATCCAGACTACTACTTCCGCATCACCAACAGTGAACACATGAACGACCTCAAGGAGAAGTTCAAGTGCGTGT GCGACAAATCAATGATAAAGAAACGTTACATGCACTTGACTGAAGAGTTTCTCAAGGACAACCCCAACATATTCACCTTCATGGCTCCTTCCTTGGACGTTAGGCAGGACATCTTGGTGACCGAGGTCCGTAAGCTAGGTAAAGAGGCTGCAGTTAAGGCTATCGAGGAGTGGGGTCAGCCCAAGTCCAA GATTGAAACAATAGTCTTCTGCATCACCTCTGGTGTTGACATGCCTGATGATGACTACCAGCTAATCGGGGAAAAAAAATGCAATTTCGGGTTTTGA